The DNA region TGCTCCTCACATTCAATGTCTTTTACCAAATGTattatcatccaactcaatatctCCACAGATTTGGTTAAATATCCTTAGATTTTGGCTTAATATGcaggcattggaggcaatctAGAGAAGGTTTGCTACATTGATCCCAAGTATGGAGGGACTATCTCATGAGGGGACATTGGGTAATACTCATTAGAATTGAGAAAAAAATGGGAgatgaccttactgaaacataagattctaggggacttgacaaggtagaaGCAGTAAGATTACGCCCTTTTTTTTAGGAGTACCTGGGGCCAGAgggcatgatctcagaataaggggttaccaatttaagacagaaatgaagagaaattttttCTCCTAGaggataatgaatctgtggatttctttaCCACAGGGCTggtcattgagtattttcaagGCCAAGATAGATTtctaatcagtgagggaatcagtgattatgtggaaaaggcaggagagtggatttGGGAGTtgtatcagatcagctatgatatcGTCCAATGGaacagcagactcgatggactgaatggcctacttctgctccaacagCGATGACTTAATGGAGCCAGTCTCTTTGGTAACGATTGTAAAGTGCCTCAGGACTATGAAGGTACTATGCAAATACATGTTGGTGCCAAATATTCCCCAAGAACAATCCCTGGAGCTTTTTGATCAAATTGAAAGGactcatataaatgcaagttgttgttgtttggatggggaaggaaattggATAAAAAGGAAGCAAAACTCTGGATGTAAACGCATTCTGTTTTTGACTTCCCTTCCCCTCTTATTAAACGTTTGGTTCATTTCCAGTAAGAATTGGTTCTTGGAATTCCCCACAAAAAGATGATGCGTCAATATTTTGCTTGTGCTTGTTTTAATTGTACAATTGCCAGTTAATGTGGAAACTTGTTACTCAGTTCCAAAATGGGAGCTGAGTTTAGGCAGGCTGCATCTTCTCAGGAAATTTGCACTCTGCGCCTTTTCACGCTGTTAGACCTTTATTAACCtctcttctccccctctctctctgtgcttccTGTTTTCTCCCAGGTTCCTCCATCTGGCAATTCTGCACCAGCGCCCAGACATTGCTAGTTTCCTGTTGTGGTCTGAGCCATCCATTACTGACGTCTGCAACAGGTCCCGACAGGTGAACCTCCCTTTTAATCTTCATCCACTGTCTTGTTGAAGGGGACTTTGACAAAGCAACTTAGGGTGAAGGAAAGACCAGCCTGCGCTTTCACAAATCAGAACATAACGTTGGCTGAGAGATGGGATTCTGTGGCTGGTCACCGATTGCCAGATAATCACAAAGTGCAGGGATATAAGGTCATCATGCGGGTTTGACGTGGGGCCCACTTACCGTTTGCAGGAgcaaatcactgcagatgctggaaagcaagaaaaaaattgctggagatcacagcggggtCATccgtggggagagagagagagagagggagtgagtgctaGCGTTTCGAGTcgaggtgactcttcatcaggagtgtggagggggcagtatTTATGCTAAAGCTgtaggggggggggaagagacgggtggagaaaggatgttgttagttcagattaagtgattggaaagCGAGAGTGGCAGAACAAtgatgtgtctaactgccagacggCGGAGAACGGACAGTCCCACTGGGGTCGgttcgggggggtgggggagagaatgTAACAAGGAAAGCTAAAAGAAAGACAAGGGGTGGGAATGCGTTCACGGTCTGAAAGTGTTGAACTCAGTAtgaagtccagaaggttgtataGTGCCTAGTCTGAAGGTGAGATATTGTTCCTCTCTCGTTTATGCTTTGCTGGGTGTTACATACAGGCAGGGCCTTATTGTTTGTATTCAGAAAGTCTGTGTCCATAAATTCATCCTCCCTCAGCCAATCAGAGTATAGTTTAAGTGCAATAAGGGGTGATCTGCAATCTGCATTAATCTGCAATCTGTCAGTTCCTATCTTCTGGAAACTTACTGACTTTATCTTTGTTTCTGTGGCCATGGATAATCAATCATTGATTTCACTTTATTTTTGACTTCCTCACCTTTTCCAGACACCTTTGCATCTGTCAGTGATCATGAGGATGCCGGGAGTGACCAGGGAGCTGGTACAAGCTGGGGCCGACCTGAGGAGTTTGGACAGCTTTGGGAATACCCCATTGCATCTGGCCTGCGAGCAGGGAGACCTGGACTGCATTAATGTGCTCCTTGATCCGATGGGCACTGGCAAGGCCAcacagcagcaccaggcacaagATCTGGAATGGCGTAATTACTGCGGTAATTTCTTTGCTTGCGTGGCCCACCCACTAACCTGTGTGCAGCTGGACACTTTGCAGTGATGCATGATTAATGGAATGATGAGGCTGAATGCCCATCCTCACCGGTTCTCACCCACTTGCGCAGTCTTGATCTCTATACTATTGGAAAAGCCAGGAACACAGGTCTCACCAGGCTGCACAGGCATGCAGCGAAGGGTGCTATCCATGCCTGGTTCTGCAATTAAATAACGCATGTGTGCATCCATGCATTTCAGGGAACCGCATGCAAATAAATGATCTGCGCAAAGCAACTAAACCTTAAAGGGAACTTTGCATAGAAGAACTGGAGGAAGTGCAAGTGCAGAGAGATGGTGACATAATTAGAAGGTCACAGGATGAATAACctaagtcatagaatccctacagtttggaagtaggccatttgacctatcgAGTCCAAAgtaaccctccaaagggcatcccacccagacccagcccatccttgtaaccctgcatttcccagggtcagtccacctaacttgtacaccCCTGGACGcgtggggcaatttaacatgcccAATCCACCCATCTTtggggctgtgggaagaaactagagcacctggaggaaacccactcagacgcagggagaatgtgcaaaccccacacagacagttgcccgaggatggattcgaatccaggtccctagcactgtgatgcaacagtactaaccactgagccaccacgctccTTAGGTCAAAGGCTAATGCAATgaaggcttgggttcaaatcccaccacagcaactggtggagttaaaaattcaattaataaatactGGAGTTAAATCTAGTCTCGGTAATAGTGACTGTGAATCTACCACTGACTGTTGGAAAACCCCTTGTAGTTCAAGAATGTGccttaggaaggaaatctgctggcctTATCTGgtttggactacatgtgactccatacccacagcaatgtggtggactcttgactgccttctgaaatggtcgAGCAAATCACTCAGTTCATAGGATGCTCAGTaagtgctggccttgccagtagACGCAACCATCCCATGAACTGAGTAAGCTGAGGGATTGTAAATGTTGGGGAGCATTACGAAGGGTTAGATACTTCTCTGTGGAATGTATAGGAACCAGCTGGGGGTTTACAATGTGTTGGACAGTGGAGAGAATGTTTCTGCTCAAGGGAGATTCCAAAACTACGAGGCAAACCTTTAAGGCAGTCATTATTAAATACATGAAGGAAATAAAGAGAAACGTCTTTTAACTCAGGGAATGATTAGAATGTGGTGAAAGCCAGAAGCTCGAATGCATTCAAAAAGGAAAATGCAGAACTTCATGAAAGAAAAAGCAATAGAATATGTTGTTGAAGGTCAGAGATGAGATGCGTGTGATGGGAGGTGTATCACATGGGGCAAAAACACCAGGACAAAATAGTTGAGTTAAATGATCTTATTCTGCACCTGACATTCTCTGTAGATCCATGACTCCTTGCTGTTATACATACTAGATCAGGGACatgttggggttggggtttggaGTGAGTAATGTTTGCTCTTCACCAGGCTATCCAGCCTGCTGCTCCTCAtgtatgatcatagaatcccaacagttcTGTACAGTTTCCAGACTATTCAACAGTAGGAGCATCATATTAAAGTCTGATCCTCTCTTTGCCTGATTTGTGCATGTAGGGAAACACACTCACTATTAGGTGATGGataatgatgagatagtgtagggggatgggcttagattagttcacaggtcggtgcaacatcgagggccgaagggcctgttctgcgctgtattgttctatgttctatattctattggCCATCCCAATTCAACAACCCTTGAGGTGCTGAGACCAATTGAATACCCAGATTGAGTTGATTCACTCAGCACAACCTGGAGAAGTAACATCGATTAGGTTTCGATCTTGCTCATTGGGGAATGTGTAGACAGGAGTAAGGCTTGACCATACCTCATGTGAGTTGAGTGTTAAAGACCGATCTCTTTCTCACAGGTCTCACATGTCTTCACATCGCAGTGATGAAAGGGAATTGTGAAGTAGTGGCACGATTGCTACTTTCAGGAGCCAACATTAATGCTCAGGTAAGGCACGGCTAAACAGGTTCGGAAGAtcgagaagtgatctcattgaaaacatataggattcttacggggcttggcagggtaaatgctgagaggatgtttcccatcatgggagagtctaggacttgtgagcacagtctcagaataaagaggtgccaatttaagactgagatgaggagaaatttcttctttgagaGTTGAGAGCCTTTGGAGCTCCTTTCCCTTgcgcagtgtggagctagagtccttgtgtaaatttaaggctgagatagatacattcttgatcagTGAAGGAAACTGCGGGTGAGTGGATGTGAGGAATCAGCCACGACCCTGTTGAACAGTGGAGAaggcttgaggggcagaatggcctctcctgttcctatctgTGCCGGTCCAATAGGTAAAATTCCCACTCCTCATCCAAACTGTGGTGCTGCAACAGATTGAAGCCTCAGAAGATCCAAATTGATGTAAAACCACTAACTTTTTTATATGCATATTGTCATCTAGAGCTCTGGATAGTGATGGGAGAGGCTCCAATGATTTTTACATCACACAGTTGACCAGGAATCTGTCCTGCTGTTACTGCCTGGCATGGGCATGCTTTGGAAAGATTTGTCAGAATGTCGCAGATGCAGCTTTCGTGGTTAggaagtcctggagtgggacttgagcccacgACTTCTGGCTCACATCTAGAGTCAGTTACACACTGTATCACAAGCGctcatgagtgtatgtgtgtgtttcctgCACAATTTAATGGGCTACAGTCAACCTTCTGATTAAAGAAATACTTAGTGTTCTTggggatgtggacatcattgaCAAGGTCAGggtcccatccctaactgtccttgaactgagtgactctctcagccatttcagagtcaaccacatttctgtgggtctgggttGAAAGGTCACAAACATGGCGGCTATGCTGTTGTCCCCATTGACACTTTCTGTAGCACAACTTCAGAACATTGCAAAGCTGATGAAGTATTCTTTCAGATTGATGGCAGTCGCCGTTGAAATGTCAAAAACCTGTCAGGTTGTTGGTGCCCAGCGAGTTCTCACACAGAAATATGTGTGAGGATGAGCAGACTGTTTGTCTGCTGCAGAGTTTTGACTTCCTGGGGAATCGAGGGATATGGGGAGCAGACCAGAGATTGGAGTCGAAGACCGGCATCTGCCATGATTGTGCTGAATAGTGAAGCAAacacgaggggctgaatggcctactcctgctcaagTCTCTTTCATTCTTGAATAGGTTGAGGGGTAGATTTTGGCCCTAGGACACTGTTGAGAATCCTCTGGCTCTTCATCAGGATGGCAGCTGCCTTCACATGGCAAGATCTGTCAAAATATTCTGGAGTCGTGAGGCACTGGTTGCAGGTTGGGGGTGGCAGGGGTTCAACTGGGGGAAGGGGCAGTTTGTTTTTTCCATTTACATCTTTTTGAGATGATAGCCGTGCTCGGAATAAGCTGTGACCTTGACCCTGTGGCTATTCTGACAGGAATCGAACAGTGGGAGGACACCCCTGCACCTGGCGGTTGAGTTTCAGCATCGGGAGGTGATGCAGCTCCTCATTGAGCATGGCGTGGATGTCGATCGATTAACGTATAACAGCTGCACAGCCTTCCACCTGACAGCGGGCCGTCCCGATCTCTGGATCCGGGAGCAGCTTTCCCAGCTCACCAACTCCTCACTGATCCCGCTCTGCGAATCCTCTGATTCTGAATCTGAGGCAGACTGGGATGCCCGGTCGGATTGCGAGGTGAGCCTTCCCGCACGAGGTTGCAGGAGGACGCGCGTCCGCGCAAGGCGagtgtcggggggtggggggtgtagcaaatcagagcaggaggaggccattcagcaccctCGGGCCTGCTGTGCCGTTCAGTCAGATCGCGGCTGACTCTGGCTCCTACTTCGGAGTGCGAGCACGAGAGAGAGCTTGCATTTTATGTTGCCATCCACAATCTTGGGAAGTCCCAAAATATTTCATGGGCTGTAAAATGCCTTGAGGCGTTCTTTGGTCATGTGAGGcagtatataaatgcaagtctttctttctttcaaaatcCCTTACAGCTCGTCCAAGCATTTTGAAGCCACCTTTGCAATGTATGGAAACAGGCAGACAAGTTTAGCACAGTAGGATCCTACAAATGGGCAATTTGATAGCAACCAGCTCATAAGTCGTTGTGATATTGCTTGAGGGATATTGGCTCCAGATGTCCAGGGAGAACTCCGCTGACCTTCCTTGAAAGGGTGGGATCTTTAACATTCACCTCAGAGGGTATACAGGGCCTCAGTTTTACATCTCATCCCATAGACAGTGCCTACAGCAATACAGCACACGCTCAGTGCTAGCGATGGTGGATCGAGCCTAAATTTTGTGCTTCATTTCCTTGGGACGGTGAGCATTGGGGGTGAAGGTCGGGTGGTACATGGCGATGATGTATCCAATCAGGACCTCAAACTGAATTCTAACAATCTGGATCACCCATATCCACGCCTCCTAGATTTCTGATTTGGAGATTTATCTGTTTGAATTTCCTGGGTCTGGGTAAGGTCCGTTTTGATCATTGTTACCTCACTGCAGGATCAATTCTAAATTAGAACACCCAGATCCTACTTCTTAGCAGTTTAAGTTATGACATGGAAATTGGTTTCTCTAACTAATTAAATAACTAGGTAACTAATTAGTTGACAAAGTCAGTGAGCAGTGATGATGTGAAAGAAAAAGGACCATCAGTGGAATGTGGAAAAGggaaatggccattcagcccctcaagcttgttctgccatttttAATTCCATTTAGCCACCTTGACACTATAATCCTTCATACTCTTACCTGATAAAATCTAGAACAGTGGCTTATAGCATCCCCAGTGGAGGAAGAAAAGACAGGGCAGAATGATAAGGAAAAATTACTGACCTGTTTCTGAAAATTACTCTCTTACAGATGCCTCTGGACTACGATGATCTTCAAATCAGAGGCCTTTCCTTCCATTGATCACTGAATATAATCAAAGCTGTCCATCAACATGTGTTCCAACTGAGACAATGATCGTGTCATTGAAGGGGAGCTTACAAACAGATTATGCTTACAGCGTCGACCTCTTCTCACCCCGTGTCCCACACACCCATTCCCATCCTTCCGCAGATCCTCCGGAGATTCGGCTGCCAGGAGGACGAGTCACCACGAGCCAGGATGCTGACTGTATCAAACAGAGCACCGTGTAGCTCACTGTACCTTCAAAAACCAGCACTTTTCGAGAGACCATTGAAAGTGCTGGTGGAGAATGAGGAAATGAGGGAATGTGAAGGACCAGTCCGTGCAGTAATGATACAGGATTATACATGAACATAGGAACCCAGAGGGCAGAAATGAGCCAGAAACTTGGGACATTTCCTCTTGCCCTTGTCTCTCTTCGTCAGGACAAGGGGCAAGAGGAGCATGTTAACTTCTTTTAGATTATTGTTGATATGTAATGGGAATGGGATATCCTCTCTTCATTCCCATTCAGCCTCACTATGGCTAAAGCCATGAATCATTGGCCACTGGTGATTCCTGCCTAACTCATTACAGACGCATGGTTTGAGAAATAACCCCATGGTTGGGGGCTGGAGCATTTGTTTTTGAGAGTCACTGAACTTGAAGTTCAGTCTATGCACATTAACAGATGAGAAGAGAGATTGTGAccagggagggggtaggtggttTAATCCCAACCAGACTCACCCAAGGTTGAGTGAGAGATTGCACTGGGCCATAGTGCGAATGCAAGGCCAACACTGTTAGGTGGTACAATAGCCCAGAAGGTATCTTTTAGCACTGATGACtttgggttcaaatctcatcttGAGATGAAGCCTGTTGCTGTTGACTGGAGAGATATAGTACAGGAACTGAAGCTGAGATATCTCAAGCTAGTTTCTATTGAGCCTTGGCCCATGATGCTAAACTCCCTCCTCACTTGAGGGTGGATCTCTCAGTGGGAGAAGCTACTCAGACCAGGGTTCAACCCCACAGCAAGTGGGACCAAGGCCTGAATGACATGACACAGCTTCAATTCATTAACTTCTTCCTAAGAGTTTCACGGGTTGAACTTcatggtgaggtggggggggggggggggagcggttgGTGGCAGGTGCAGTGATGTATCTCAATGTTGTGACAACATGGATTGTATTTATTCTTCCTGATGTCATGTCAAACTCACCAGTATACTCATTGAACTTGTGGTCTTCATTTCACATGGGCCTTTTCACAATAAATCATTGTGTTGGTGACATGCCAGGTTCTTTGTACAAACTCTCCTCTCTGGATTACTGTCAACTCTGAATACTGGCATCTACATCGCATTTGGCAAATTGCTTCAACGACTGATCACGGGCAGAAATTGCTTCAACGTCTGATCACGGGCAGAATGGACACAAATCCTTTCATTCATATCTTGAGTATTGAACACCGGGATGAACTAATAACTCACTGTGGACTTGGACTTGACTATACCAAACAGACATGGAATATTTCAGATTATGCAAATATTTATGGAGAAAAGGATGATGTGTTGATGCATCTTATTTGTATTTATGATGCCAGTTTTGGGCATTGTCACTGACAGGGGGTAGAAATCAACAGTGCTGCCCTTAGAAAAGGCCCCGACCTTCTGAACTGTGCACAACAGCCTAGCTCCCAACCTGTAGGCCCCGTGGAGTCCTGTGCTCCATCAATAGATTCTGATATATCCTCCCCGTCCCTAGCCATCCCTAGGTAGGTAAAAATTCATCTTCAGGTTGTAGAATGGAATGGACAATGGCAAAATGGACAAGCACTATACCCAAAGATAATTTGTATCCCAGTAAATGCCAACTGACTGACTATAGCCCTAATGTGTTCGGACTAACAGAAGGAACGTTGTTAGTCCATCTTGCCAGCTCTAcaaatggaaatggatgcagGCCCAGCCTCTGcaacctccctatttattccagttccctctccccatccccctctctgatgaagggtctaggcccgaaacgtcagcttttgtgctcctgagatgctgcttggcctgctgtgttcatccagcctcatattttattatcaatgTCTTACAAGTCTCCATTTCAATTGTTGAGAGTGCTGAAGGGGCAAGATAGTGTCGGAGATAGATTGATGCCAATAACATGGGGGAAAATATTCTAATTCCATATTCATAATTTCctcaattcaagaaagcagtgtATTTGTGTGCCATGCCCATGTAATTAGCTGAAATACTTTATTCTATTGCTGCTTTTTGGGACGTTTTAAGTTGTGCTGAAAGTAACATCTCACACACTTGTACATAATGTcttataaattttatttttttacaGTAAATAATATTAAAAAACTGACCAATAAATATCTTGTTTGTGTCATGATGTTAAAAGATGATCTAAATGTCTCATgcaacattagaacatagaacattacagcacagtacaggcccttcggccctcgatgttgtgccgacctgtcataccgatctcaagcccatctaacctacactattccatgtacatccatatgcttatccaatgacaacttaaatgtacctaaagttggcgaatctattaccgttgcagccaaagcgttccattcccttactactctctgagtaaagaaactacctctgacagctgtcctatacctttcacccctcaatttaaagctatgccccctcgtgctcgctgtcaccatccgaggaaaaaggctctcactatccaccctatctaaccttctgattattttatatgtttcaattaagtcacctctcaaccttcttctctctaatgaaaacagcctcaagttactcagcctttcctcgtaagaccttgcctccataccaggcaacatcctagtaaatctcctctgcaccctttccaaagcttccacatccttcttataatgcggcgaccagaactgtatgcaatactccaagtgcagctgcactagagttttgtacagctgcagcataacctcttggttctggaactcgatccctctattaataaaagctaaaacactgtatgccttcttaatagccctgtcaacctgggtggcaactttcaaggatctgtgtacatgaacaccgagatctctctgctcatctacactaccaagaatcttaccattagcccagtactttgccttccggttactcctaccaaaatgccaACACTGGGTAAGGTCTCCTTTTCCACAGACTATAGGAGAGGGATCTGTGAGCGGGTCAATAACATCAACTAAGGCTAAGCCTTGATCTTAtttgaggtgttttttttttgttgtttagaTTTTTACCCTGATTCTGTCTTTATCCAGTCATGGTGCATTCAGATGGTCTTTCTGTAGTTGTTAATTCCTCATTTGGACACCAGTTTTGTTTCACTTGTTTTTGGCCGCTGCATCATGAAATCTTTATCTTTAATTTCACCTGCCCTTCTCCTGATCACGAAGCTTCTtctcattttgtttgttttttctttcatGGGCGTCACTTGTTTCCCATCCCAAATTGGCccttaaactgagtggcttgctaaagtcacttcagagggcaattaagagtcaaccatatcacatgtaggcccagaccaggtgaagacagcacatttgcttttctaaagggcattggtgaacctgactggtttttacaacaactgatgaTGGTTGTCATGGTCACCGTCACCGAGACTAGCTTTCAGCTCCAGGTTTAATGATTGAATTTAACTTTCATCAGCTGCTATTGGCGGGATTTGaactgtgtccccagaacatagATCCCACAAACTAATACGCATGGATATTATCACAATGTCACTGTTTTgtatttcctgccctttctcaaCGTCTTAAAAACTCTTAAAATTTCTATCCCtccccttttctaatgaaagGTCCtcgacctaaaacattaactccatttcacTGACGCTGCCTGACCGGCTGTGATTTCCAGACTTTTTTCCCCTTTTCCTATCAGGTCTCCAGCATGcataatattttgcttctgtcttagTTTATATAATGCCTGTAATGAAATGGCGTATCCAAACAGGCTTCAGAGGAATGATATGAGAATAAATGGGACGCAGAAAGAACCACACCAGGAGATATCTGGGCAGAGAACCAGAGGCTCGGTCAAGTTTTAGGGAATATCTTAATCAATGACAGAAAGACAAATGAATTAATTGTGGGATGAAGGCTTTCAGTCCCTCTAGCCCAATCTGCCATccaataggatcatagctgatctgattgtgatctCAATTCTACATTGCCATCCAGCTTGGATAATCTCCAATAACTACTGACCCCTTGGTTAGGCAAGAATCTACCCACATCTGCCTTAGAATATATATTCAATGACAatgcctccactgctctctggagaAATGAGTTCCGAAGACTCaaattctttgaaaaaaaattttctcctcatctctgttttaaaagctTTAAAAACTGTGTCCCCTCATTCCAGTCTTTCccataaaaggaaacatcctctcagtatccaTCCTGTCAAGGTCCTACAGATTTAAAAATGATCACCTCCTATTCTTCTACAGTCTAATGGATGCaggataccaaagtgtggagctggatgaacacagcaggccaagcagcatcttaggaacacaaaagctgacgtttcaggcctagacctttcatcagaaaaggggggaggggaggaggattctgaaataaatggggagagaggggaaggcggaccgaagatggatagaggagaagataggttgagaggagagtatgggtggggaggtagggaggggataggtcagtccggggaggacagacaggtcaagagggcgggatgaggttagtaggtagaaaatggaggtgcggcttgaggtgggaggtggtgataggtgagaggaagaacaggttaggcaggctgggacgagctgggctggttttgggatgcagtgggggcaggggagattttgaaactggtgaaatccacattgatgccattgggctgcagggttcccaagcggaatatgagttgttgttcctgcaacctacggtggcatcattatggcactgcaggaggtccaggatggacatgtcttctgaggaatgggagggggagttgaaatggatgcAGGCCCAGCCTCTGCAACCTTCCTCTTACGATGAACCCCTTCATCCTAGGAACAACTTCAGTGAATCTTCTCTACACTGCTTCCAGTGTAGGGATGTGAGGTGgagagaaagggaattccagaacttagaaCAGGGTTATCCGAACAGGGTTCAGGAACCCAAAGAGGTCATGAGCTGAAGCACTGGGATCATGAGCTCTGAGGCAGCATGGCCACTGCGGAGCTCTGACAAAGCTATAACAGCTGTAGACCTGTCCTCTCACTCTTACATTTATCACTCAGGGGTCATGGTGATTTTCCAGCCCAAGATGGGGTATCAGAAATGATAAGTTTGGGAAGCGTTGGCTGAGGGCTCAGACAGCTGGAGATACTgccactgtaattttttttgtagctAAAGGAAAGCAACATGAAAAATGTAGGAATATGGAAAacagatgcaggagtaggccacttggcccatccagcatgctccaccattcaatatgatcatggctaagcATCCAACTTGGATCCTAcattttccccataccctttgattcatTTAGTCCTATGAACAAAACCTAatgcttcttgaaaacattcaatattttggcctcaaccgctttctgtggcagaatcAAAAGAGAATCTTCTAAAGAAGTCATATCACTCTCGAAAccctaattctgtttctctgcccacagatgttgccagacttgctgagtttctccagcatctacattttTGCCTTTATTCCTGTGATATCTGTCCCTGCCCCTCAGTAAATCCTGTTACTCATTCATCACTCAGATGAATGAAACCTGATTTTGTAacatgcagcacttcctcagcattGCACTGG from Stegostoma tigrinum isolate sSteTig4 chromosome 39, sSteTig4.hap1, whole genome shotgun sequence includes:
- the LOC125447841 gene encoding NF-kappa-B inhibitor alpha-like → MSRMAVISVNFREFQVNDRDGKLQDGKPGLEGERLDSGIDSMKEADGTLGSVTDQLADLNVTSGSADRALHNWTKFRTEDDDTFLHLAILHQRPDIASFLLWSEPSITDVCNRSRQTPLHLSVIMRMPGVTRELVQAGADLRSLDSFGNTPLHLACEQGDLDCINVLLDPMGTGKATQQHQAQDLEWRNYCGLTCLHIAVMKGNCEVVARLLLSGANINAQESNSGRTPLHLAVEFQHREVMQLLIEHGVDVDRLTYNSCTAFHLTAGRPDLWIREQLSQLTNSSLIPLCESSDSESEADWDARSDCEMPLDYDDLQIRGLSFH